In one window of Henckelia pumila isolate YLH828 chromosome 1, ASM3356847v2, whole genome shotgun sequence DNA:
- the LOC140868859 gene encoding uncharacterized protein, translating into MHLSVIIANYDVARIFVDSGSSMNVLFKVDQMKMEGFELEPISTPLYGFTGHAIRPLGQIFFPVSMGNDPRRVTKMVSFTVVDAPSSYNGILGRPAMKDFRNVASTYHQKLKFPVGREVEMLRGDQKVTRRCYDGVVREEGKKTRVEVSMIRRGGAMLTVARREVQTLEEEEPEVVELGVSGEKLKIAADLETEAKEKLIICLKANLDVFAWSVQELRGIKPAVMEHKLNLLSGVRPVKQKKRNFGPDKDKVIKEEIGELLRHGHIREVKFPTWLSNVVLVPKSSGR; encoded by the coding sequence atgcacttatcagtcaTAATCGCAAATTATGATGTGGCGAGGATATTTGTTGACAGTGGGAGTTCAATGAATGTGTTGTTCAAGGTGGATCAAATGAAAATGGAAGGATTTGAATTGGAGCCCATCTCAACACCTTTGTATGGATTCACGGGCCATGCTATTCGACCGTTGGGCCAGATTTTCTTCCCAGTATCCATGGGAAATGACCCTCGACGGGTCACCAAGATGGTGAGCTTCACGGTAGTGGATGCTCCTTCCTCATATAATGGGATTTTGGGTCGACCAGCTATGAAAGATTTTAGAAATGTGGCTTCTACATATCATCAAAAGCTTAAGTTTCCCGTAGGAAGAGAGGTTGAGATGTTGCGTGGGGATCAGAAAGTGACACGCCGATGTTATGATGGAGTGGTGCGCGAAGAAGGAAAAAAGACACGGGTGGAAGTCAGCATGATACGGAGGGGTGGGGCTATGTTAACAGTGGCTAGGAGAGAGGTTCAAACCCTGGAAGAGGAGGAACCTGAAGTAGTGGAACTGGGGGTTAGCGGAGAGAAGCTTAAGATTGCTGCTGATTTGGAAACAGAGGCCAAGGAAAAACTCATTATTTGCTTGAAGGCTAACCTTGATGTATTCGCTTGGTCGGTTCAAGAGCTTAGAGGTATAAAACCAGCGGTTATGGAGCATAAGTTAAATCTCTTATCCGGAGTTCGACCCGTAAAGCAAAAGAAGAGGAATTTCGGACCCGACAAGGATAAAGTTATAAAGGAGGAAATAGGAGAATTGCTTAGGCATGGGCACATTCGAGAGGTGAAATTTCCTACTTGGCTATCGAATGTTGTTTTAGTGCCCAAGAGCTCGGGTAGATAG